The following coding sequences are from one Methanohalophilus halophilus window:
- a CDS encoding lectin like domain-containing protein, whose protein sequence is MSIIPVNATDNINKSSSDTQISISPLNPDFVQYQEDLDQSKASTNTVFTSNKVLSGKSYEDISSENMDRMLDENEVTDPSLHSPGLMPSPIDFSYISPVNTKDLLADEKYATLSFSASGSVTYPSRYDLRKEGGVTPIRDQALAGSCWSFASYGTLESYLIHNKSENWDFSEQHVKNTLVSSSPNGFDRSEHDDGGTTLMALAYLARWDGPVTESDDHYASLSSESSADVVVAKHVQDAFIFPQINHTNDLFKQMIMDYGGISVAIHDDQSAYFNAENNAYYCYEEDKMLTHAITLVGWDDNFNKTKFTPAAPADGAYIIKNSWGNNWAEDGYYYVSYYDKSIGNKDQMNGSESYTTNYVIMAENVSNYDHIYQYDLLGWCSNTGFNNSTALGANVFTATANQTLEAVSFYTVDSNSYYNISVYLDPENGPVNSSGPVAVTNGTIALAGYHTIDLDHNVSLPAGQNFSIVINFTTPEYTYPVAIEKVIDRHSSNANAESGQSYLSSNGSNWTDISASDMNVCIKAFTTESRQPQSNFVADKRYVHINQSVKFHDASLYSPQLWQWDFGDGNTSTQQNPTYSYASPGIYNVSLNVSNEFGSNVTVRDTFIHVLNSTITVNSSGGADFKLIQMAVDAAYPGDAIIVEPGNYTERVSFRKDNLTLKSSTGNPEDVRITSPYPYSKFSNVYNNAVFIMADNITLQDINVTGGFYGFLASSSNNCTIINCTFTDNGLGMVLDLSSNNNQIINCTFEKNIAGLVLSNSADNYLANNSINNNLLYTFDMDSNPNYVDTSNTVDGKPIYSLVGKSDIVIDSDSNAALVHLVDCTNITIEDLECRNQRHGIYLYNTTDTCIRNYTSIQNLYGIYLGRSRDNILSNSTVNDSNKIGIYITDSVDNLIYNNYFNNTNNIHISAGTFNEWNITKTAGRNTINGSYLGGNFWAEPDGTGWSQVEYSIVDGFCQPYNITDDGNNTDCLPLTANAEKPSEPKEQEVQPSDNDGVRVQKAAGTAYSSSTVEQDIDTRFVGIDAEVRYTFNEDSTPVTEIRFNAGKNEGYVMASVSLLDAVPVDMDGPAGKSYMIMDINMGSEDLFSEDNATIEFQVSKEWVDENNIDPSTIRMTRFHDGQWQDLPGNQVEEDDEYLYFNARTSGFSVFSIVGDEREVIEEPIAEENDVEEVVDKPEAETEDDNAQVPGFSAIFAVALTASAAFAMRKKE, encoded by the coding sequence ATGTCAATTATTCCTGTTAACGCAACAGATAATATTAACAAATCATCATCGGATACACAAATATCCATATCACCTCTAAATCCTGATTTTGTTCAATATCAAGAAGATCTGGACCAAAGTAAAGCTTCCACAAATACAGTATTCACCTCAAATAAGGTATTATCAGGAAAATCTTACGAGGACATCTCTTCTGAAAATATGGACAGAATGTTGGATGAAAATGAAGTTACAGACCCATCTCTCCATTCTCCGGGTCTTATGCCCTCTCCTATAGATTTCTCTTATATTTCACCTGTAAATACAAAAGACCTGTTGGCAGATGAGAAATATGCAACGTTGTCTTTCTCCGCCTCAGGTTCAGTAACATATCCATCCCGCTATGACCTCAGAAAAGAAGGTGGTGTTACTCCTATACGCGACCAGGCACTCGCGGGAAGTTGCTGGTCGTTTGCATCTTATGGAACCCTGGAATCTTATTTAATTCACAATAAATCAGAAAACTGGGATTTTTCCGAACAGCATGTGAAAAACACGCTTGTATCCTCCTCCCCGAATGGGTTTGATCGCAGTGAACATGATGATGGGGGAACCACTCTGATGGCCCTGGCCTATCTTGCAAGATGGGACGGCCCGGTTACCGAATCGGATGATCATTACGCCTCCCTGTCATCGGAATCGTCTGCTGATGTAGTTGTGGCAAAACATGTACAGGATGCTTTTATTTTTCCGCAGATAAATCATACAAACGATTTGTTCAAACAAATGATAATGGATTATGGCGGTATTTCAGTAGCCATCCATGATGATCAATCCGCCTACTTCAATGCAGAGAACAATGCCTATTACTGTTATGAAGAAGACAAAATGCTGACCCATGCGATAACTCTGGTAGGCTGGGATGATAATTTCAACAAGACTAAATTCACTCCTGCTGCACCGGCAGACGGTGCGTATATCATCAAGAATTCTTGGGGGAATAACTGGGCAGAAGATGGTTACTATTACGTCTCCTATTATGATAAGTCGATAGGCAATAAAGATCAAATGAATGGAAGTGAATCCTATACTACAAACTATGTTATAATGGCAGAGAATGTCAGCAATTATGATCATATCTATCAGTACGATTTGCTTGGCTGGTGCTCAAACACCGGATTCAACAACAGTACGGCCCTGGGGGCAAATGTCTTTACAGCCACAGCAAACCAGACACTTGAGGCTGTGAGTTTTTATACTGTGGATTCCAATTCGTATTACAACATTTCAGTATATCTCGATCCTGAGAACGGGCCGGTAAATTCTTCAGGTCCGGTTGCTGTAACAAATGGCACTATTGCTCTGGCGGGTTATCATACCATAGACCTTGACCACAATGTATCCCTGCCTGCCGGTCAGAATTTCTCCATCGTTATCAATTTCACCACACCTGAATACACTTACCCTGTCGCTATAGAAAAAGTCATAGATAGGCATAGCAGTAATGCCAATGCTGAATCCGGCCAGAGTTACTTAAGTTCCAATGGCAGCAACTGGACGGATATCTCAGCTTCTGATATGAATGTGTGCATAAAGGCTTTCACTACAGAATCCAGGCAACCCCAATCTAATTTTGTTGCTGACAAAAGATATGTGCATATAAACCAGTCGGTAAAGTTCCATGACGCCAGTCTCTATTCCCCTCAACTCTGGCAATGGGATTTCGGGGATGGTAATACATCAACACAGCAAAACCCGACTTATTCCTATGCAAGTCCTGGGATCTACAATGTTTCTCTGAATGTATCAAACGAATTTGGTAGCAATGTTACTGTCAGGGACACTTTCATCCATGTACTCAACAGCACCATCACTGTCAACAGCAGTGGAGGAGCGGACTTTAAACTAATTCAGATGGCCGTTGATGCAGCTTATCCAGGAGATGCCATTATTGTTGAGCCGGGAAATTATACAGAAAGAGTCAGTTTCAGGAAGGATAATCTTACTCTCAAATCTTCCACAGGCAATCCGGAAGATGTCAGGATAACGTCTCCGTATCCATATTCTAAATTTAGCAATGTGTATAATAATGCAGTCTTTATAATGGCAGATAATATCACGTTGCAGGACATTAATGTTACAGGTGGGTTTTATGGATTTCTTGCTTCTTCTTCAAATAATTGTACCATAATAAACTGTACCTTTACTGATAACGGTCTTGGTATGGTACTTGATTTATCATCCAATAACAACCAAATAATCAACTGTACCTTCGAAAAAAACATAGCAGGTCTCGTGTTATCAAATTCGGCTGATAACTATCTGGCAAATAATTCTATCAATAATAATTTGTTATACACTTTTGATATGGATTCGAATCCAAATTATGTCGATACCAGTAACACCGTGGATGGCAAACCCATCTACAGTCTTGTCGGCAAATCCGATATTGTAATAGATTCTGATTCGAATGCAGCCCTTGTACATCTGGTTGATTGTACCAATATTACTATAGAGGATCTTGAATGCAGAAACCAGAGACACGGGATCTATCTGTATAATACCACCGATACCTGCATCAGAAATTACACTTCTATCCAAAACCTTTATGGTATATATCTGGGCAGATCCCGGGACAACATCCTGTCCAATTCCACCGTAAATGACAGTAACAAAATTGGAATATACATTACTGATTCCGTTGATAATCTGATCTATAACAATTATTTCAACAACACCAACAATATCCATATTTCAGCAGGAACTTTCAATGAATGGAATATAACAAAGACAGCCGGCAGAAATACCATAAATGGATCCTATCTTGGAGGCAATTTCTGGGCAGAACCGGATGGTACGGGTTGGAGTCAGGTTGAATATTCCATAGTAGATGGCTTCTGTCAACCATACAATATCACAGATGATGGCAATAATACTGATTGTCTGCCCCTGACAGCAAATGCAGAAAAACCTTCAGAACCCAAAGAGCAAGAAGTTCAACCTTCCGACAATGACGGTGTGCGTGTCCAAAAAGCTGCAGGGACGGCATATTCTTCCAGCACCGTTGAACAAGATATCGACACTCGTTTTGTGGGAATAGATGCCGAAGTTCGATATACGTTCAATGAAGACAGTACACCTGTAACTGAGATTCGTTTTAATGCAGGGAAAAATGAAGGGTATGTAATGGCATCGGTCAGTCTGCTGGATGCAGTACCTGTAGATATGGACGGGCCTGCGGGCAAATCCTACATGATAATGGATATCAATATGGGTAGTGAAGATTTATTTTCAGAAGATAATGCAACCATAGAATTTCAGGTCAGCAAAGAATGGGTTGACGAAAACAATATCGATCCGTCCACAATCCGTATGACCAGATTCCATGACGGGCAATGGCAGGACCTTCCAGGCAATCAGGTTGAAGAAGATGACGAATATCTTTATTTCAATGCCAGGACATCTGGGTTTTCAGTTTTCAGTATTGTTGGAGATGAAAGAGAAGTGATTGAAGAACCGATTGCTGAGGAGAATGATGTTGAAGAGGTAGTAGACAAACCTGAGGCTGAAACTGAAGACGATAATGCTCAGGTGCCCGGATTTTCTGCCATTTTTGCAGTGGCATTGACTGCAAGTGCAGCGTTTGCAATGCGAAAGAAGGAGTGA
- a CDS encoding right-handed parallel beta-helix repeat-containing protein, which translates to MIEEGAPMLKIEKLSRKQTILKLSIMFILLFTIITLLSGITYALPNYEIDSYPDDYTPNPQEILLINDTGTIKGLWMGNSSGVFYYNNTTSSWYKEIDGGLKTIAVQRAIDNSTTNENTIIVGEGAYDGTLNIDIDDLELKIHGNRPTIDGLNSFYTIQISSDNATLEGFRITGADSNGIYLRGINNTIKNNTVQYNGQGIALSTSSNNSIINNAVQYNSWHGIAITGSCNNNFIANNTVQYNSFFGIWILSRNNLLENNTVCYNEDDGVYIASTNNTLNKNDIYSNKGHGTNIHTSSDAHVGSNNTLINNNMHNNTYSGISIGKYYQATVGSTNNTLINNNIHNNTQYGIIVGEDCSNNSIKNNAIRNNTDYGIRFFGSNNLLKNNEFTEDGLFLESFDNIIADNTVNNKPLVYLKNVTGEFVDKAGQVILLKCNNITFKDMKIENTDTGVYLHQTNDTRFYNCTIRDNSYEGIHLRGQDNILKNVTIVEHGSSGIEILGDNNTVIDSTIRDNGRFGIDTRGLNNILNNVVVQNNAADGIALSGRSNIINDSTIRDNGRYGIDIDGLNNTLNNSIIQNNTENAVYFRGDSNILVNNIIQYNKANGISYSGSNNVMKMNTVRHNREYGICPNRYSYPNSFNELKHNTVQNNSNGIYFNDNRGVLHNNTIEDNTLNGVILSGSDNEVSHNTIENNTDSGIKIYSSFGSTLESNTIVTNSIGINLIKSASNIFYQNTIANNTQRNIQSMGPPNYWTSPDNITYSYEGKEYTSKLGNYYGDYDGNDTDGDGIGDTLNYTIDSGNIDTRPLVLQWEEITKSSSTSDTFAETTEQDSNGRTSVGPSIPPEAVDITNSNIKSVTGGSNVKYDFSDSEGPVMGISFDAKDNEGNVVAKVQVLKEKPDDVDEPSGKSYRVLSMSVGSEGTINEDNADNILIDFKVSWNWIKENDIDPATIHMARFHDGQWQDLPSNKVGEDDKFLHFVADTPGFSLFSIIGDEREAIEEVIPEEREVEEVADEPASEEESAKTPGFTALFAVAIIAGAALLTRQKSNR; encoded by the coding sequence ATGATTGAAGAAGGGGCACCAATGTTAAAAATAGAAAAATTATCAAGAAAACAAACTATATTGAAACTTTCAATTATGTTTATTTTGCTATTCACAATTATAACACTACTTTCTGGAATTACATATGCACTCCCAAATTACGAAATTGATTCGTATCCCGATGACTATACACCCAATCCCCAGGAAATATTGCTTATCAACGATACAGGAACAATTAAAGGACTCTGGATGGGAAATTCATCTGGAGTTTTTTATTATAACAATACCACCAGCAGTTGGTATAAAGAAATAGATGGCGGCCTCAAAACAATAGCCGTACAAAGGGCCATCGATAATTCTACCACGAATGAAAACACAATAATCGTGGGTGAAGGGGCCTATGATGGAACTTTAAATATCGATATAGATGATTTGGAATTAAAAATCCATGGAAACAGACCAACAATAGATGGCCTAAATTCATTTTATACAATCCAAATCTCATCCGACAATGCTACATTGGAAGGTTTCAGGATAACTGGAGCAGACAGCAATGGAATATATCTTCGAGGCATTAATAATACAATCAAAAATAATACAGTACAATATAATGGACAGGGGATTGCTCTTTCCACCAGCAGCAATAATTCAATAATAAACAATGCAGTTCAATACAATAGTTGGCATGGAATCGCCATCACAGGTTCCTGCAATAATAACTTTATAGCAAACAATACAGTTCAATACAACAGCTTTTTTGGAATTTGGATATTAAGCAGGAATAACTTACTGGAAAACAATACAGTATGTTATAATGAAGATGATGGTGTCTACATTGCGAGTACTAATAATACGTTAAATAAAAACGATATATACAGCAATAAAGGCCATGGTACCAATATTCATACATCTTCTGATGCTCATGTGGGAAGCAATAATACGCTAATAAATAACAATATGCATAATAATACCTACAGTGGAATCTCAATTGGTAAATATTATCAAGCCACTGTGGGCAGTACTAATAATACACTAATAAATAATAATATACACAATAATACTCAGTATGGAATCATTGTTGGAGAAGATTGCTCGAATAATTCTATCAAGAATAATGCCATACGAAATAATACTGACTATGGCATACGATTTTTTGGTTCGAATAATCTTTTGAAGAATAATGAATTTACTGAAGATGGCTTGTTTTTAGAATCTTTTGACAATATTATAGCAGATAATACTGTCAATAATAAACCCCTTGTATATCTGAAAAATGTAACTGGTGAATTTGTTGATAAGGCAGGACAGGTAATACTGTTAAAATGCAACAATATCACTTTTAAAGATATGAAAATAGAGAATACAGATACTGGAGTATATCTGCACCAGACAAACGATACAAGATTTTATAATTGTACCATCAGGGACAATTCTTATGAGGGTATTCATCTCCGGGGCCAGGATAATATCTTAAAAAACGTTACAATCGTGGAGCATGGCAGTAGTGGGATTGAAATATTGGGTGACAATAATACTGTCATAGATAGTACTATCAGGGATAATGGTAGATTTGGAATCGACACCAGAGGTTTGAATAATATCTTGAATAACGTTGTAGTACAAAACAATGCTGCAGATGGCATTGCACTTTCAGGTAGGAGTAATATCATCAATGATAGTACTATCAGGGATAATGGTAGATATGGAATAGATATCGACGGTTTGAATAATACCCTGAATAACAGCATCATACAAAACAATACCGAGAATGCTGTTTATTTCAGAGGCGATAGTAATATCTTAGTAAATAATATTATACAATACAATAAAGCTAATGGGATCTCATATTCAGGCAGTAATAATGTTATGAAAATGAATACTGTACGACATAATAGAGAATATGGTATCTGTCCTAATCGTTATAGTTATCCTAACAGTTTCAATGAGTTGAAACATAATACAGTACAAAACAACAGTAATGGAATTTATTTCAATGATAATCGGGGAGTATTACACAATAATACTATAGAAGACAATACTTTAAATGGTGTAATACTATCTGGTAGTGATAATGAGGTCAGTCATAACACGATAGAGAACAATACTGACAGTGGAATCAAAATTTATAGTAGTTTTGGGTCTACATTAGAAAGTAATACAATCGTAACTAATAGTATTGGAATTAATCTGATAAAAAGTGCATCTAATATTTTTTATCAGAACACAATTGCAAATAATACCCAGCGCAATATCCAATCAATGGGACCACCCAATTACTGGACTTCTCCCGATAATATAACATATAGTTATGAAGGTAAAGAGTACACCAGCAAACTGGGTAATTACTATGGAGATTATGACGGAAATGATACCGATGGAGATGGAATAGGGGACACTTTAAACTATACCATTGATTCAGGAAATATTGATACTCGACCATTAGTACTGCAATGGGAAGAAATTACAAAATCTTCATCGACATCTGATACATTTGCTGAAACCACAGAACAAGATTCCAATGGCCGCACATCTGTGGGCCCAAGTATACCCCCAGAAGCAGTTGATATAACTAATTCTAATATAAAGTCAGTAACTGGCGGCTCAAATGTAAAGTATGATTTCTCAGACAGTGAGGGGCCTGTAATGGGCATCAGTTTTGATGCAAAGGATAACGAGGGCAATGTGGTCGCAAAGGTACAGGTACTGAAAGAGAAACCCGATGATGTCGATGAGCCTTCAGGCAAATCCTACCGGGTCCTGAGCATGAGCGTAGGTAGCGAGGGTACTATCAACGAAGATAATGCTGATAACATCCTAATTGATTTTAAAGTTAGTTGGAATTGGATAAAGGAAAATGATATCGATCCTGCAACAATACATATGGCCAGATTCCATGACGGACAATGGCAGGACCTTCCAAGCAACAAGGTTGGAGAGGATGATAAGTTCCTGCATTTTGTTGCTGATACACCCGGATTCTCTTTATTCAGCATTATTGGAGATGAAAGAGAAGCGATCGAAGAAGTGATTCCGGAAGAACGTGAAGTTGAAGAGGTAGCAGATGAACCTGCCTCTGAAGAGGAAAGTGCTAAGACACCTGGATTTACTGCTCTCTTTGCGGTAGCAATCATTGCAGGTGCAGCACTGCTAACCAGACAAAAAAGCAATCGTTAA
- a CDS encoding metal-dependent hydrolase — translation MFVFGHLGLTILAFYLAEQWLPRLQGKVNYGFVAVGALLPDLIDKPLGRFLLADSLASGRVFAHTLIFWILVCLIIVLIWQKWRADFLLVLPGAAVLHLLEDSMWQTPEVLFWPFMGWSFPADEIAGGFLDYLMHVFDNCYDPAISMVFVSEIFGIMICMVGVVRWYRGNRNWQ, via the coding sequence ATGTTTGTGTTTGGCCACCTGGGATTAACTATACTTGCCTTCTATCTGGCAGAGCAATGGCTGCCCAGGTTGCAGGGCAAAGTCAATTATGGATTTGTGGCGGTCGGAGCGCTGCTGCCAGACCTGATCGATAAACCGCTGGGCCGGTTTTTGCTGGCGGATTCCCTGGCAAGCGGCAGGGTTTTTGCCCATACCTTAATATTCTGGATACTGGTTTGCCTCATTATTGTTTTAATATGGCAGAAGTGGCGAGCAGATTTTTTATTGGTATTGCCCGGTGCAGCAGTTTTGCATTTATTGGAAGACTCGATGTGGCAGACTCCCGAGGTTTTGTTCTGGCCGTTTATGGGATGGAGTTTCCCGGCCGATGAGATTGCAGGCGGTTTTCTGGATTACCTGATGCACGTGTTCGACAACTGCTATGATCCGGCCATATCGATGGTTTTTGTATCGGAAATTTTCGGGATCATGATCTGCATGGTGGGTGTTGTGCGATGGTACAGGGGAAATAGGAATTGGCAGTGA
- a CDS encoding ATP-binding protein: MDTRVKLKKAIVEWQERELPPFQQRACKTNIDAPHINDIIGVRRCGKTYYMYQLISELLGRGVPKTSILYFNLDDDRLQPLKGDELALLIDTFRELFPASEEDVLYLFLDEIQNFPGWERWMKGVYDRRKNVKLIISGSNASLLAKDVSSRLTGRHLTTRMFPFSFAEFLRSQKVDFDIETLPFSKKNVEMKTKFNEYLRKGGFPEVIFYPSIDHKELLQSYFDDIIYRDIISRHRIRNTRIFNELALFCISNIAKPHTYNSLRKLFASYTSLSTDALITYVSYLEDAFLLFTINHYDASLKKQINKPKKLYCIDTGLLNAVSFRFSDDLGRLYENIVFIQLLRSGEDIYYWQDQKGLEVDFVTKQGLHPTSLIQVSVDISDPDTKQREIQGLLSAMDHFGFQEGTIITADLFDSEDVNGKIINYVPLWYWLLETDSANI; encoded by the coding sequence ATGGATACACGGGTCAAACTCAAAAAGGCAATTGTCGAATGGCAGGAAAGGGAGTTGCCGCCGTTTCAGCAGAGGGCATGCAAAACTAACATAGATGCACCCCATATCAATGATATTATAGGCGTGCGCCGCTGCGGCAAGACCTATTATATGTATCAACTGATTTCCGAATTGCTTGGACGAGGGGTACCCAAAACCAGTATTCTCTACTTCAATCTTGATGATGACAGGCTCCAGCCTCTTAAGGGAGACGAGTTGGCATTATTGATAGACACTTTCAGGGAACTTTTCCCGGCTTCTGAGGAAGACGTATTATATCTATTTCTTGATGAGATCCAGAACTTTCCGGGATGGGAAAGATGGATGAAAGGAGTTTATGATAGGCGGAAAAACGTCAAACTCATAATAAGCGGCTCCAATGCATCCCTGCTTGCAAAGGATGTCTCTTCACGCCTGACAGGCAGACATCTGACTACCCGGATGTTTCCTTTCAGTTTCGCCGAATTTCTTCGCAGCCAGAAAGTAGATTTTGATATCGAGACATTGCCGTTCTCAAAAAAGAATGTTGAAATGAAAACTAAATTCAATGAGTATTTAAGGAAAGGAGGTTTTCCGGAAGTTATATTCTATCCCTCAATTGACCATAAAGAATTGTTGCAGTCCTATTTTGACGACATCATCTACCGGGATATCATTAGCAGACACAGGATACGCAATACCCGCATATTCAATGAACTTGCACTTTTTTGCATATCAAATATCGCCAAACCCCATACCTACAACTCGCTGCGCAAATTGTTTGCCAGTTATACATCCCTGAGTACCGATGCCCTGATCACCTATGTCTCTTATCTTGAAGACGCTTTCCTGTTGTTTACTATCAATCATTATGACGCATCCCTCAAAAAGCAGATAAACAAGCCTAAAAAACTATACTGCATAGATACTGGCTTGTTGAATGCAGTTTCATTCCGATTCTCAGATGATCTTGGCAGGCTGTATGAAAATATAGTTTTCATTCAACTTCTAAGAAGTGGCGAAGACATCTATTATTGGCAAGACCAAAAAGGATTGGAAGTAGATTTTGTTACAAAACAGGGTTTGCACCCCACAAGTTTGATCCAGGTAAGTGTCGACATCTCAGATCCTGATACAAAGCAGAGGGAAATTCAGGGATTACTTTCGGCAATGGACCATTTTGGTTTTCAGGAAGGAACTATAATAACGGCTGATCTTTTTGATAGTGAAGATGTAAACGGCAAAATAATCAATTATGTACCTCTGTGGTACTGGTTACTTGAAACGGATTCTGCAAACATTTGA
- a CDS encoding YgiT-type zinc finger protein — protein MLPDNCSFCQGKLVEKNTEVEVKKADGESVSLRVPAYVCETCGEVYYKPEVSRQLDRIAYSR, from the coding sequence ATGTTACCGGACAATTGCAGTTTCTGTCAGGGGAAACTGGTTGAGAAAAACACCGAAGTGGAAGTCAAAAAAGCGGATGGGGAAAGTGTTTCTTTGAGAGTGCCTGCCTACGTTTGTGAGACCTGCGGAGAGGTTTACTATAAGCCCGAGGTTTCCCGGCAACTTGACAGGATTGCTTATAGCAGGTGA
- a CDS encoding DUF6978 family protein, which translates to MLNDDEIQSLIGETKPVSALSVKDIRPILKKGRQYKEYDLPLTSSNGNRFQIRIRVNDNNPFDFSVILMYQEPQSKFWYILRRYNGKNHTHKNKIEKEKIRGYHIHKATERYQKSGYNIDGYAEEAFTYSNWHDALSVMLDDCNIKIEGKTIYDY; encoded by the coding sequence ATGTTAAATGATGATGAAATACAATCTCTGATTGGTGAAACAAAACCAGTTTCGGCGTTGTCCGTAAAAGATATTCGACCAATATTGAAAAAAGGTAGGCAGTACAAGGAATACGATCTACCATTAACTTCCTCTAATGGAAATAGATTCCAAATCCGCATCCGTGTTAATGATAACAACCCATTTGACTTCTCAGTTATTTTGATGTATCAAGAACCACAAAGCAAATTTTGGTATATTTTGAGACGATACAACGGTAAAAACCATACTCACAAGAATAAAATTGAAAAGGAAAAAATTCGTGGGTACCATATACACAAAGCAACAGAACGCTATCAAAAGAGTGGATATAATATTGATGGATATGCGGAAGAAGCATTCACCTATTCTAATTGGCACGATGCACTAAGCGTCATGTTGGATGATTGCAACATAAAAATAGAAGGAAAAACAATATATGATTATTGA